From a single Mycolicibacterium mengxianglii genomic region:
- a CDS encoding glutamate synthase subunit beta, with amino-acid sequence MADPQGFLQVPKVEATKRPVDERVGDWREVYEAQDPHQRAAEVSQQARRCMDCGIPFCHSGTAGCPLGNLIPEWNDLVRRGRWDAASDRLHATNNFPEFTGRLCPAPCESACVLSISEQDTGGSVTIKRIEQSIADQAWMDGTVEPQPAAIATGKSVAVVGSGPAGLAAAQQLTRAGHYVTVYERDDRLGGLLRYGIPEYKLEKATLNQRLAQMRAEGTRFVTDCEVGVDLSVDELHARFDAVVLAVGALRARDNDVAGRDLHGVHLAMEHLVPANKECEGDGVSPISAAGKHVVIIGGGDTGADCLGTAHRQGAASVTQLDYNPEPPGQRDDSRSPWPTWPLMLRTSPAHAEGGMRRYEVAVQRFLGDDDGNLRAIEVAEVRVTRDAQGRREITPVGDALELPCDLALLAIGFEGVEQMALLDELGLELNRRGALPCGSDWQTTAPGVFVCGDAHRGASLVVWAIAEGRAAAHAVDVFLMGESDLPEPVRPSALPLAVV; translated from the coding sequence GTGGCTGACCCACAGGGATTTTTGCAGGTGCCCAAAGTGGAGGCCACCAAGCGTCCCGTCGACGAGCGGGTCGGGGACTGGCGCGAGGTGTACGAAGCTCAGGATCCGCACCAGCGTGCCGCGGAAGTCAGCCAACAGGCTCGCCGCTGCATGGATTGCGGTATTCCGTTCTGCCACTCGGGGACAGCCGGTTGCCCGCTGGGCAACCTGATACCCGAATGGAATGATCTGGTGCGTCGCGGCCGATGGGATGCCGCCTCGGATCGATTGCACGCCACCAACAACTTTCCGGAGTTCACCGGACGGCTCTGCCCGGCGCCCTGTGAGTCGGCGTGCGTGCTGTCGATCTCCGAGCAGGACACCGGCGGCAGCGTGACGATCAAACGCATCGAGCAGTCCATCGCCGATCAGGCGTGGATGGACGGGACGGTGGAACCCCAGCCTGCCGCGATCGCGACCGGCAAGAGCGTGGCGGTGGTTGGTTCAGGCCCCGCGGGACTGGCTGCGGCCCAGCAACTCACCCGGGCCGGCCACTATGTGACGGTGTACGAGCGTGACGACCGGCTCGGCGGGTTGCTGCGATACGGCATTCCCGAATACAAGTTGGAGAAGGCCACGCTCAACCAACGGCTGGCCCAGATGCGGGCCGAAGGCACCCGGTTCGTGACCGACTGCGAAGTGGGCGTCGACCTGTCCGTCGACGAGCTCCACGCCCGGTTCGACGCGGTGGTGCTGGCGGTCGGGGCGCTGCGTGCCCGCGACAACGACGTCGCGGGTCGTGACCTCCACGGGGTGCACCTGGCGATGGAGCACCTGGTACCGGCGAACAAGGAATGTGAGGGCGACGGCGTGTCGCCGATCTCGGCGGCCGGAAAGCACGTCGTCATCATCGGTGGCGGCGATACCGGGGCGGACTGCCTGGGCACCGCGCATCGCCAGGGTGCGGCATCGGTGACCCAGCTCGACTACAACCCTGAGCCACCGGGGCAACGCGACGACAGCCGCAGCCCCTGGCCCACGTGGCCCCTGATGCTGCGCACTTCACCCGCCCACGCCGAGGGGGGTATGCGCCGCTATGAGGTGGCGGTACAGCGGTTCCTCGGTGACGACGACGGCAACCTGCGGGCCATCGAGGTCGCCGAGGTCCGGGTGACCCGCGACGCGCAGGGCCGGCGAGAAATCACGCCGGTGGGGGACGCGCTGGAGCTGCCCTGCGATCTGGCGCTGCTGGCAATCGGCTTCGAGGGTGTGGAGCAGATGGCTCTGCTCGATGAGCTCGGGCTGGAGCTCAACCGTCGGGGGGCGTTGCCCTGCGGGTCGGATTGGCAGACCACTGCGCCCGGAGTGTTCGTGTGCGGCGATGCCCACCGCGGCGCGTCGCTGGTGGTGTGGGCGATCGCCGAAGGTAGGGCCGCCGCCCACGCTGTCGACGTCTTCCTGATGGGGGAGTCGGACCTTCCCGAGCCGGTTCGGCCCTCGGCTCTGCCGCTGGCCGTCGTCTAG